Proteins co-encoded in one Papaver somniferum cultivar HN1 chromosome 5, ASM357369v1, whole genome shotgun sequence genomic window:
- the LOC113281274 gene encoding heparan-alpha-glucosaminide N-acetyltransferase-like has translation MGMYELINQQDNNIKKNTGMEGGDLMKTDSKNQKYVEMEEGLNTTDKELSVMSSSTPPIQILKNTVINNNDNSGGGALKSRRLVSLDVFRGLTVALMVLVDDAGGIFPAINHSPWNGVTLADFVMPFFLFIVGVALGLTYKKVPCRVDATKKAVLRALKLLIFGLVLQGGYLHGINNLTYGVDIQRIRWTGTLQRIAIAYLLTAICEIWLKGDDFVKAERSLLKKYQFQWIFVLVLTVTYTVLMYGLYVPDWEYQSPSDNSSFSVKCGVRGDTGPACNAVGMIDRKLLGIQHLYKRPTYARTTECSINSPDYGPLPPNAPTWCQAPFDPEGILSSVMAIVTCMIGLHFGHIIVHFNDHKDRMMSWMVPAAGLVVVGFILDFCGMHVNKALYSLSYTCVTTGAAGILFVGIYVMVDVFGFRKPTLVFEWMGMHALMIYIFAACNVLPVLLQGFYWKKPENNILRLIGIGRS, from the exons ATGGGAATGTATGAACTTATCAATCAACAAGACAACAACATTAAGAAGAACACAGGAATGGAAGGAGGAGATCTTATGAAAACAGATAGTAAGAATCAGAAATATGTGGAGATGGAGGAAGGATTGAATACTACTGATAAGGAATTATCAGTAATGTCTTCTTCTACACCACCCATACAGATTCTAAAAAATACAGTAATCAATAATAATGATAATAGTGGTGGTGGTGCTCTGAAATCGCGGCGCCTTGTTTCTCTTGATGTATTTAGAGGACTCACGGTTGCG CTTATGGTACTTGTAGATGATGCGGGTGGTATCTTTCCTGCAATTAATCATTCGCCATGGAATGGTGTTACTCTTGCTGATTTTGTCATGCCTTTTTTCTTGTTCATCGTCGGAGTTGCACTAGGACTCACTTATAAG AAAGTTCCTTGCAGAGTTGATGCAACCAAAAAGGCTGTTCTTCGGGCACTTAAACTCTTAATATTTGGCCTTGTGCTTCAAG GTGGCTACTTACATGGCATCAACAATCTAACCTATGGTGTTGATATACAACGCATTAGATGGACGGGTACCCTACAG AGAATTGCAATAGCGTATTTATTGACAGCTATTTGTGAGATTTGGCTCAAGGGTGATGATTTTGTGAAAGCAGAACGATCCTTGCTTAAGAAGTATCAGTTCCAGTG GATATTTGTACTCGTGCTCACTGTGACATATACTGTACTCATGTATGGGTTATATGTTCCTGATTGGGAGTATCAAAGTCCAAGTGATAACTCTTCTTTCTCT GTGAAATGTGGAGTTCGTGGAGACACTGGACCTGCTTGTAATGCCGTTGGAATGATTGACCGTAAATTGTTAGGTATTCAACACCTATATAAGAGACCAACCTATGCACGGACAACG GAATGCAGCATTAATTCACCAGATTATGGCCCACTTCCACCTAATGCGCCTACTTGGTGTCAAGCTCCATTTGATCCTGAAGGAATCTTAAG TTCTGTGATGGCAATTGTTACTTGCATGATTGGCCTGCATTTTGGGCATATAATTGTACACTTCAAT GATCACAAGGATAGGATGATGTCTTGGATGGTCCCTGCCGCTGGTCTAGTTGTTGTGGGTTTCATTCTGGACTTCTGTG GGATGCATGTTAACAAAGCCCTCTATTCTTTGAGCTACACATGTGTTACCACTGGTGCCGCGGGCATTCTTTTTGTTGGTATTTATGTGATG GTTGATGTATTTGGGTTTAGAAAACCAACTCTAGTTTTCGAATGGATGGGGATGCATGCCCTGATGATCTATATCTTTGCAGCCTGCAATGTTTTGCCAGTCCTTCTACAGGGCTTCTATTGGAAAAAACCCGAAAACAACATT ttgagactaaTTGGTATTGGACGATCATAG